One region of Tamandua tetradactyla isolate mTamTet1 chromosome 6, mTamTet1.pri, whole genome shotgun sequence genomic DNA includes:
- the ZMYND15 gene encoding zinc finger MYND domain-containing protein 15 isoform X2 — protein sequence MEFVSGYRDEFLDFAALLFGWFRKFVAERGAVGTSLEGRWRQLEAQIRRLPQDPALWVLHVLPNRSVGISLGQGAEPGAGPGLGAARLLGDEAPLHLRDLSPYISLVRLEDGGEGEGEEEEEEENGEKEDAGPEKVDLEEDSAPAATSRDSPQEANPSGVPEEAEPEVRSGEDDCRENKAEDETASEKRKGRRSEADPLHLSCLLLVTDEHGTILGIDLLMNGAPGSTGRGSGTENLTHLVPRAYALLCHSMACPMGSGDPRKPRQLTVGDPQLHRPQCSAVLYCGEACLRADWRRSPDDVSHQFWCPRLAAFMERAGELATLPFTYTTEVTSETFNKEAFLVSRGLTRGYWTQLSMLIPGPGTPRHPRGSAPSLSLLLSGDPYQLLQGDGPALMPPVPPDPPRGLFVSWQDYYTWRGLGLDSPMAVLLTYPLTVYYVITHLVPQSFPELNIQNKQSLKIHVVEAGKEFDLVMVFWELLVLLPHVALELQFVGDGLPPESDQQHFTLQRDGPEVSVRPGSGVSARLSSGTKEKGGRRDLQIKVSARPYHLLQGPKPDLVIGFNSGFGLKDTWLSSLPRLQSLRVPAFFTESSEYGCVMDDQTMAVATGGGTSPPQPNPFRSPFRLRAADNCMPWYCNAFIFHLVYKPPPGSGARPAPGPAPPAPPPAAPPAPARRRRGEKKPGRGPRRRR from the exons ATGGAGTTTGTGTCTGGATACCGGGATGAGTTTCTTGACTTCGCTGCCCTCCTCTTTGGCTGGTTCCGCAAGTTCGTGGCCGAGCGTGGGGCTGTGGGGACAAGTCTCGAGGGCCGCTGGCGACAGCTGGAGGCTCAGATCAGAAGGCTGCCCCAGGACCCGGCCCTCTGGGTGCTCCATGTCTTGCCCAACCGTAGTGTGGGCATCAGCCTGGGGCAAGGGGCAGAGCCAGGTGCTGGGCCAGGCCTGGGGGCTGCTCGGCTCCTGGGAGATGAGGCCCCCCTCCATCTGCGAGACCTGAGCCCCTACATCAGCTTGGTCCGCCTGGaggatgggggggagggggagggggaggaagaggaagaggaagagaatggagaaaaggAAGATGCAGGCCCAGAGAAGGTGGATCTGGAGGAGGACAGCGCGCCAGCTGCGACCAGTAGGGACTCCCCGCAGGAAGCAAACCCCTCAGGGGTGCCAGAGGAGGCTGAGCCGGAGGTTAGAAGTGGCGAGGATGACTGCCGAGAGAACAAGGCAGAGGACGAGACAGCCTCTGAGAAGAGGAAAGGACGGAGAAGTG aGGCTGACCCCCTGCACCTCTCCTGCCTCTTACTGGTGACAGATGAACATGGTACCATCTTGGGCATTGACCTGCTAATGAATGGAGCCCCGGGGAGCACAGGCCGGGGCTCAGGGACAGAGAACTTGACGCACCTGGTTCCTCGGGCCTACGCTCTCCTCTGCCACAGCATGGCCTGCCCCATGGGGTCTGGGGACCCCCGAAAGCCCCGACAGCTTACTGTGGGAGACCCCCAGCTGCATCG CCCCCAGTGTAGCGCTGTCTTGTACTGTGGAGAAGCTTGTCTCCGGGCTGACTGGCGGCGGTCCCCAGATGATGTGAGCCACCAATTCTGGTGCCCGAGGCTTGCAGCCTTCATGGAGCGGGCAGGAGAACTGGCAACTCTGCCTTTTACCTACACCACAG aGGTGACCAGTGAAACTTTTAACAAGGAGGCATTCCTGGTGTCCCGGGGCCTCACTCGTGGCTATTGGACCCAGCTCAGCATGCTGATTCCAGGCCCTGGCACTCCCAGGCACCCACGGGGCAGCGCACCATCCCTCAGCCTTCTTCTCAGTG GAGATCCCTACCAGCTTCTCCAGGGGGACGGGCCTGCCTTGATGCCTCCTGTGCCCCCAGATCCACCAAGAGGCCTCTTTG TCTCTTGGCAGGATTACTACACATGGCGGGGCCTCGGCTTGGACTCTCCCATGGCCGTGCTTCTCACCTACCCTCTGACAGTGTACTATGTCATCACCCACCTTGTGCCCCAGTCCT TCCCTGAGCTCAACATCCAGAACAAACAGTCACTGAAGATCCACGTGGTGGAGGCCGGGAAAGAGTTTGACCTTGTCATGGTGTTTTGG GAGCTCTTGGTCCTGCTCCCCCATGTGGCCCTGGAGCTGCAGTTTGTGGGTGATGGCCTGCCCCCCGAGAGCGACCAGCAGCATTTTACTCTACAGAGG GATGGCCCTGAGGTGTCGGTCCGCCCTGGATCTGGGGTATCAGCACGGCTCAGCTCTGGGACTAAGGAGAAGGGGGGGCGCAGGGACCTGCAGATCAAGGTGTCAGCACGGCCCTACCACCTGCTCCAGGGGCCCAAGCCTGACCTGGTTATTG GATTTAACTCTGGCTTTGGTCTCAAGGACACTTGGCTGAGCTCTCTGCCCCGATTACAG TCCCTCCGAGTGCCGGCCTTCTTCACCGAGAGCAGCGAGTATGGCTGCGTGATGGACGACCAGACCATGGCCGTGGCCACAGGAGGGGGCACCAGCCCCCCACAGCCCAACCCCTTCCGCTCTCCCTTTCGCCTCAGAGCGGCCGACAACTGCATGCCCTG GTACTGCAACGCCTTCATCTTCCACCTGGTCTACAAGCCCCCGCCCGGCAGCGGGGCCCGCCCAGCGCCCGGCCCCGCGCCCCCGGCCCCGCCGCCTGCCGCTCCTCCCGCCCCCGCCCGAAGGCGCCGCGGAGAGAAGAAGCCCGGGCGGGGGCCCCGTCGGCGGAGGTGA
- the ZMYND15 gene encoding zinc finger MYND domain-containing protein 15 isoform X1, giving the protein MEFVSGYRDEFLDFAALLFGWFRKFVAERGAVGTSLEGRWRQLEAQIRRLPQDPALWVLHVLPNRSVGISLGQGAEPGAGPGLGAARLLGDEAPLHLRDLSPYISLVRLEDGGEGEGEEEEEEENGEKEDAGPEKVDLEEDSAPAATSRDSPQEANPSGVPEEAEPEVRSGEDDCRENKAEDETASEKRKGRRSEADPLHLSCLLLVTDEHGTILGIDLLMNGAPGSTGRGSGTENLTHLVPRAYALLCHSMACPMGSGDPRKPRQLTVGDPQLHRELESLVPRLGVKLAKTPMRTWGPRPGFTFASLRARTCHVCHRHSFEVKLRPCPQCSAVLYCGEACLRADWRRSPDDVSHQFWCPRLAAFMERAGELATLPFTYTTEVTSETFNKEAFLVSRGLTRGYWTQLSMLIPGPGTPRHPRGSAPSLSLLLSGDPYQLLQGDGPALMPPVPPDPPRGLFVSWQDYYTWRGLGLDSPMAVLLTYPLTVYYVITHLVPQSFPELNIQNKQSLKIHVVEAGKEFDLVMVFWELLVLLPHVALELQFVGDGLPPESDQQHFTLQRDGPEVSVRPGSGVSARLSSGTKEKGGRRDLQIKVSARPYHLLQGPKPDLVIGFNSGFGLKDTWLSSLPRLQSLRVPAFFTESSEYGCVMDDQTMAVATGGGTSPPQPNPFRSPFRLRAADNCMPWYCNAFIFHLVYKPPPGSGARPAPGPAPPAPPPAAPPAPARRRRGEKKPGRGPRRRR; this is encoded by the exons ATGGAGTTTGTGTCTGGATACCGGGATGAGTTTCTTGACTTCGCTGCCCTCCTCTTTGGCTGGTTCCGCAAGTTCGTGGCCGAGCGTGGGGCTGTGGGGACAAGTCTCGAGGGCCGCTGGCGACAGCTGGAGGCTCAGATCAGAAGGCTGCCCCAGGACCCGGCCCTCTGGGTGCTCCATGTCTTGCCCAACCGTAGTGTGGGCATCAGCCTGGGGCAAGGGGCAGAGCCAGGTGCTGGGCCAGGCCTGGGGGCTGCTCGGCTCCTGGGAGATGAGGCCCCCCTCCATCTGCGAGACCTGAGCCCCTACATCAGCTTGGTCCGCCTGGaggatgggggggagggggagggggaggaagaggaagaggaagagaatggagaaaaggAAGATGCAGGCCCAGAGAAGGTGGATCTGGAGGAGGACAGCGCGCCAGCTGCGACCAGTAGGGACTCCCCGCAGGAAGCAAACCCCTCAGGGGTGCCAGAGGAGGCTGAGCCGGAGGTTAGAAGTGGCGAGGATGACTGCCGAGAGAACAAGGCAGAGGACGAGACAGCCTCTGAGAAGAGGAAAGGACGGAGAAGTG aGGCTGACCCCCTGCACCTCTCCTGCCTCTTACTGGTGACAGATGAACATGGTACCATCTTGGGCATTGACCTGCTAATGAATGGAGCCCCGGGGAGCACAGGCCGGGGCTCAGGGACAGAGAACTTGACGCACCTGGTTCCTCGGGCCTACGCTCTCCTCTGCCACAGCATGGCCTGCCCCATGGGGTCTGGGGACCCCCGAAAGCCCCGACAGCTTACTGTGGGAGACCCCCAGCTGCATCG AGAGCTGGAGAGCCTGGTTCCAAGATTGGGAGTGAAGTTAGCCAAGACCCCAATGCGGACATGGGGTCCCCGGCCGGGCTTCACCTTTGCGTCCCTTCGGGCTCGAACCTGCCATGTTTGTCACAGGCATAGCTTTGAAGTGAAACTGAGGCCCTG CCCCCAGTGTAGCGCTGTCTTGTACTGTGGAGAAGCTTGTCTCCGGGCTGACTGGCGGCGGTCCCCAGATGATGTGAGCCACCAATTCTGGTGCCCGAGGCTTGCAGCCTTCATGGAGCGGGCAGGAGAACTGGCAACTCTGCCTTTTACCTACACCACAG aGGTGACCAGTGAAACTTTTAACAAGGAGGCATTCCTGGTGTCCCGGGGCCTCACTCGTGGCTATTGGACCCAGCTCAGCATGCTGATTCCAGGCCCTGGCACTCCCAGGCACCCACGGGGCAGCGCACCATCCCTCAGCCTTCTTCTCAGTG GAGATCCCTACCAGCTTCTCCAGGGGGACGGGCCTGCCTTGATGCCTCCTGTGCCCCCAGATCCACCAAGAGGCCTCTTTG TCTCTTGGCAGGATTACTACACATGGCGGGGCCTCGGCTTGGACTCTCCCATGGCCGTGCTTCTCACCTACCCTCTGACAGTGTACTATGTCATCACCCACCTTGTGCCCCAGTCCT TCCCTGAGCTCAACATCCAGAACAAACAGTCACTGAAGATCCACGTGGTGGAGGCCGGGAAAGAGTTTGACCTTGTCATGGTGTTTTGG GAGCTCTTGGTCCTGCTCCCCCATGTGGCCCTGGAGCTGCAGTTTGTGGGTGATGGCCTGCCCCCCGAGAGCGACCAGCAGCATTTTACTCTACAGAGG GATGGCCCTGAGGTGTCGGTCCGCCCTGGATCTGGGGTATCAGCACGGCTCAGCTCTGGGACTAAGGAGAAGGGGGGGCGCAGGGACCTGCAGATCAAGGTGTCAGCACGGCCCTACCACCTGCTCCAGGGGCCCAAGCCTGACCTGGTTATTG GATTTAACTCTGGCTTTGGTCTCAAGGACACTTGGCTGAGCTCTCTGCCCCGATTACAG TCCCTCCGAGTGCCGGCCTTCTTCACCGAGAGCAGCGAGTATGGCTGCGTGATGGACGACCAGACCATGGCCGTGGCCACAGGAGGGGGCACCAGCCCCCCACAGCCCAACCCCTTCCGCTCTCCCTTTCGCCTCAGAGCGGCCGACAACTGCATGCCCTG GTACTGCAACGCCTTCATCTTCCACCTGGTCTACAAGCCCCCGCCCGGCAGCGGGGCCCGCCCAGCGCCCGGCCCCGCGCCCCCGGCCCCGCCGCCTGCCGCTCCTCCCGCCCCCGCCCGAAGGCGCCGCGGAGAGAAGAAGCCCGGGCGGGGGCCCCGTCGGCGGAGGTGA
- the CXCL16 gene encoding C-X-C motif chemokine 16 has protein sequence MSSGARFDGEPQQTSPLPAARYSGTCSRHHFSKRPGGRLRRSLVSPVPPADLGRAGGPRGRGAKVRLRGFPCRGRYRPHGPFATVGAPSPRARSAAGTRPRRPPSSPDVQSEQGRKTSPTSRSGIPSGRQAGRGGLGHRDPEMRRGRRPPARALLFLLLARLSLPGDGNQASITGSCPCDKSFSSRSPPTPEYMEHFRKHLRDYQRCPHYIRFQLHSRSVCGHSKDQWVLSLMRCYDKKECGRAYLGSQTHQQHLPPPSTQAHEPTERAPSETGTSVQTFLLSTLQSSQQPTLPAGVPSLNKGLTFPNETTIPILHHSLGAEPASGENQKQQVENLGPTAGSSAVVPVLSLLAIIFILAGVLLYVLCKRRREQSLQYSPDLQFHYTPMAVGSQCLNQPLTRIEAL, from the exons ATGTCTTCAGGG GCTCGGTTTGACGGTGAGCCCCAGCAGACCTCGCCCCTCCCGGCCGCCCGCTACTCCGGTACCTGCAGCCGCCACCACTTTTCGAAG CGCCCCGGAGGGAGGCTGCGCCGCTCGCTGGTTTCGCCCGTCCCGCCTGCTGACCTGGGGAGGGCGGGCGGCCCGCGGGGGCGCGGGGCGAAGGTCCGCCTCCGGGGCTTTCCCTGTCGCGGGCGGTACCGACCGCACGGTCCGTTCGCGACGGTGGGAGCGCCGTCACCTCGCGCCCGCTCCGCAGCAGGGACCCGGCCCCGACGGCCGCCGTCTTCTCCAGACGTTCAGTCGGAGCAGGGGAGGAAAACCAGCCCGACTTCACGCTCCGGGATCCCGTCCGGGAGGCAGGCAGGGCGAGGTGGCCTCGGCCACCGAGACCCCGAGATGAGGCGGGGTCGGCGACCCCCCGCGCGCGCGCTCCTGTTCCTCCTGCTAGCGCGGCTGAGTCTGCCAG GCGATGGCAACCAGGCCAGTATCACAGGAAGTTGTCCCTGTGATAAATCATTTTCTTCGCGCTCCCCACCAACGCCTGAATACATGGAACATTTCCGAAAACATCTGAGAGACTACCAGCGCTGTCCGCATTACATCAG gTTCCAGCTTCATTCCCGGAGTGTGTGTGGGCACAGCAAAGACCAGTGGGTTCTTAGTTTGATGCGATGCTATGATAAAAAAG AATGTGGACGTGCTTACTTGGGGAGTCAGACCCACCAACAGCATTTACCTCCCCCCAGCACCCAGGCCCATGAGCCCACAGAGCGGGCACCTTCAGAAACGGGCACCAGTGTCCAGACGTTTCTACTGTCTACCCTGCAGTCTTCCCAGCAGCCCACCCTTCCAGCAGGAGTACCATCCTTGAACAAAGGGCTCACATTCCCCAACGAAACCACCATTCCCATTCTGCATCACAGTCTGGGAGCTGAACCTGCTTCTGGAGAAAACCAGAAGCAACAGGTTGAAAATTTGGGTCCGACAGCTGGGTCATCAGCCGTGGTACCAGTGCTGTCCCTCCTGGCCATCATCTTCATCCTTGCTGGAGTTCTACTCTATGTGCTGTGCAAGAGGAGGAGGGAGCAGTCACTGCAGTACTCTCCAG attTGCAGTTCCATTACACACCTATGGCTGTAGGGTCCCAATGCCTGAATCAACCTCTCACAAGAATAGAAGCTCTGTGA
- the MED11 gene encoding mediator of RNA polymerase II transcription subunit 11: MSTPPLTTSGRMLVTETQPSASHPGSCSSLRCPRKVRLRQASWVARATHYNCAGAHRQPLLPGPQRRISPAEKIRWRLPSGTMATYSLANERLRALEDIEREIGAILQNAGNVILELSKEKTNERLLDRQAAAFTASVQHVEAELSAQIRYLTQVATGQPHEGSSYSSRKDCQMALKRVDYARLKLSDVARTCEQMLEN, encoded by the exons ATGTCAACACCGCCTCTGACCACAAGTGGTCGCATGCTGGTAACTGAGACCCAACCGAGCGCAAGTCACCCTGGGAGTTGTAGTTCACTACGTTGCCCGAGGAAAGTGAGACTGCGCCAAGCCTCCTGGGTGGCGCGCGCGACGCACTACAACTGCGCAGGCGCACACCGACAGCCACTCCTTCCGGGCCCCCAGCGCCGCATTTCGCCAGCGGAGAAAATCCGGTGGAGGTTACCCAGTGGGACGATGGCTACCTACAGCTTGGCGAACGAGCGACTACGCGCCCTGGAAGACATCGAACGGGAAATCGGCGCCATCCTTCAGAACGCAG GTAATGTGATCCTGGAACTGTCCAAGGAAAAAACCAATGAGCGGCTCCTGGACCGGCAGGCGGCGGCCTTCACGGCCTCGGTGCAGCACGTGGAGGCTGAACTGTCGGCTCAGATCCGCTACCTCACTCAG GTGGCCACAGGACAGCCCCATGAAGGTTCCAGCTATTCTTCAAGGAAGGACTGTCAGATGGCCCTGAAGCGAGTAGACTATGCCCGCCTCAAACTCAGTGATGTGGCCCGCACCTGTGAGCAGATGCTGGAAAATTAG